AGTGAGCAAGCCATTAGACTGAGCGGGTTGCGCCGGATTAAAGGCGTGGGGTAATAGCTCTTCTAGCATAGCGTAATGCTCCGGCCAGCTAACGAGCAGCGATGTCTGATTAAGCTCTTGTAGGAACTGGCGACATTGGCCACAAGGCGCATGGCTAATAAAGATTTTTTCTAGGTGTTGCTCGTCCCAAAGCATAGCGTGACCCACCGCTGCTTGTTCAGCATGTACAGTGTGGCTAAGGGATTGATGAGCAAATTCAAGATTAGCGCCTAAATACCAATAACCTGAGCCACCTATAACTAGCGCGCTTACTTGCAGCTTAGAAATGGGCGTGTGTGCTTTAGTTTTGGCCTGTTCTAGTAAGGCAAAGGCGAGCGCATCTGTGCCTAAGTCACAGGTCTCAAGCAGCAGTTGGACTTGCTCTGGGCTATAGCGAATGACGTGACTCAGTCTATGTTGCTCCAGCGTTTTTGCTAAGGTATCACTCATTATTTGCTCCTCTGATGAGTAGTAAAGTAAGCCTGCCTTAAGCTAGGTACTGACTTATCCTATCAACCAAAGATACAAATGAAACAGAGGTGGCGCCAATAAGGCGGTGGCAATGCCACACACCACCATGGCTAAGGAGGCAAAGGCGCCTTGTACCGGCCCCACTTCGGCCGCTGCCCCTGTGCCAATCGCATGCGCGCCTGCGCCCATGGCTAATCCTTGGGCTTCGGGGTGGGTGACACCAGCTAATTTAAGCAAGGGAAAGCCAATAATGGCGCCCATCATGCCCACAATAATCACCAAGCCTGCCGCGATAGCAGGAATGCCCCCATAGTTTCACTCACGCTCATGGCCAGCGGCGTGGTAATAGACTTAGTGGCAATGGAGGCCAGTAACTGAGGATTGGCGTGTAAAATGCCACCCAGTAATAAGGTGGTGCCCACCGAAATAAATACCGAAATGCTACAACACAGCACAATCGGCCACAGCTGTTGGCGGATTTTCGCCAATTGTTGATATAACGGCAGAGCAAACGCCACCACTGCTAATTCTAATAACAAGGCCAACGGCTGGGTGCCTGCTTGATAGGCTCGGCTGTCTTGGCCGGTGAGTAGCAGCAAACCAATAATAATGAGGGCGGGCAGCATAATGGTATTAATAAGTGGGCTTTTATAATGGCGTGCTAATTTTTTAACCGCTAAATATAAGAGCGCCGTTAGCGGCATGGCTAACCAAACCATCATGCTTGCATCCTTTGATATAAACGCCCAACCGCCAGTAAAATAAGGATGAGCCCACTTAAAGCCGCACTTAAAATTAAGCCTAAGCCTTCACTTAACACATCTACATAGCCTAATAACCCCGCCGCTACGGGGATAAATAGTAACGCCATATGGCGCAGCAATAGCTGGCCACTGTGGTGGATCCAAGACAGAGGGATCAACTGACAAGTTAATAAAAAAAACAGCACTAATAAGCCCATAATGCTGGCAGGAAAGGCAAAAGGCAGCAGCAACACTAATGCTTTTCCCAATAACAAGCAGGCAATTAACACCATAAAACCCCGTGTTAAGAGAAACAGGGGATTATTAAGTAGCCGACTAAAGTGCTTGCACATAACGGGCGACGGCCTCCAGTAATGCTATCTTGGTTTCATCTTCTTGATGCGCTAGCGCCAGTTGCTGCAAGTTTTGCATATAAGGCTCAACTTGCCCCGAGAGTTTATCCTGACAGTGTTGGCGCCAGTGCTGCCATTCAGACTCGGTTAAGGTGTGAGGGTAATTACGCGCCCGATAGCGAAATAATAACTCACTGAGACGGGGGTCATTAAATTGCAAAGGTAGATCACCTAAAGCTTCCGGCTGAGCGCTATGAATAAGGGCCATGGCGGCTTTGTCGGCGGCGCCAAAAAAACCACCTTCATAAAGGGCGCCATCTACATCCGTGGTGGGCGCAAAATGATTGGGTAGTTGATATAGCGCCACTACTTTTTCTCTTAGCTCGGGATGGCGACGGATAATATCTAAACTGCGCCGACACTGGGCTCTATCTATGCCGAGCTCATCGGCTCTTTGCTCACTTAAGGCACCGGCTTTGGCGAGCGAAGGGCACTTATTAATGTGCACCAGTTTAATCGGTATCGGTAAATGCTCTCCTAAGTCCGCATGCTTAGTATAAAGCCGCTCTTTGAGTTGTTCCGCAGTCAGCTCCAGCAAGGGGCTAAGATCCATGGCTAAATTAACGCAAATAACGGCATTGTTGTTGTCAGGATGCCAAGCCAGTGGCGCAATCCAAGTCGCACAGCCTTGCCAAGCAGAAAACTGCCCTGAGACATGCACTAAGGGGGTGGCGTTGGCGATATCTATCAGCGCTTTAACTTTATGTTTATTACGCAGCTCAAATAAGTAATCAAATAGTTTAGGCTGAGCGGTGCGTAATAATTTAGCCACGGCGATGGTTGCGCGCACATCAGATAACGCATCGTGGGCATTAGCATGGGCAATATGATTCGCTAAAGTGAGTTGCTCTAACTTAAAGCTGGGTTTGCCATCTTCATCTTCTGGCCACTTAATGCCCTCAGGGCGCAGCGCGTAAAAGGTGCGTACTACATCCAGTAGATCCCAGCGTGAATTACCTTGTTGCCAACTGTAGGCGTAGGCATCATAAAAATTGCGGTATAAGGTGTAGCGGGTAACTTCATCATCAAAGCGAATATTGTTATAGCCCAAAATACAGGTATTAGGCTGACTAAATTGCTGATGAATACGCTTAATAAACTCAGCCTCACACACGCCTTGTTGTTGAGCCTGTTGGGGCGTGATACCGGTAATGAGGCTGGCCTCAGGGGAGGGCAAATAATCGCTGGGTAATTGGCAGTACCACATCTTAGGCTCGCCAATTTCATTAAGCTCACTATCGGTACGAATGGCGGCAAATTGTACTGGTCGGTCATAGGCGGGGTGCAAGCCTGCCGTTTCATAATCATGAAATAAAAAAGACGGTGGATTTGCAGGCTGACTCATAATCACAGTTTCTTAAATGATAGGGATGCACTGTAAGGCAGTGGATCAATAAAACAAAGGTGATAAGGGTATCATGTCGCTAAGGGAGCGGTAAGGGGAAGACGAAGTGGTAATAGAGGGTGGTTAATACTAAGCGCGTCAACTTTTGGTATTAAGATAAGCAGTGATGAGTCTTGATTAAAAGCGAGCTGCTTGAGCACGCTCGCTTTTAGTTACAACTAAGCCTTGGGATTACTCACCGCTATCTTCCACAGGCTCAAAGTCATCATCCGCCGCACTGCCAGAGGTCATAGGCGAGCATAAACGGTGCACGCGCTTAGGCCCAATCACCTTAAGATATTTTAACCATACCTTAGCTTGCTTACTGTCAGTGGCATTGCCTGCTTGCACTTGCTCTAGAAAGCGTTGTTCTTCTGGGCCATTAGGTTGCGCTTGTCCGCTGTATAAGGCTAACAGCGCATGGCCTGACTCTTCCAGCAGTTGGGCTTCTGCTACTGTAAACTCGCCACAACGACGCAAACCGCGAGGAAAATGGGCGAAGTCCTGAAATGGCTTGTTTGACTCAAAGCTCATGTTCTTTCTCACTTTTATTAATGGCTCTTTGATTCGCGCAAAGTATGGCACTCAGCAGAAGGAAGCAAAATCAAAATTTTTAACGTCACGTTAAAAATATTTTAATGCTTCAATTGTAGAAGCATTTTAGGCTAACTGTAAGCTTAGGCTGGTCGCGTCAATCTTAGTCTTAACTGTCGCTATGACTGTCTGTACCTTCATGAGTCAGCTCAATAAACCGTGGGTGTTGGCGTAGCTGATCAAATTCTTCATCATCGGACGCCACTTCTCCTAAGTGCACATTATTTTTAACTGCTAATTCTAAATCAGATAAGGCTTGCTCCTCATGCCCCATTCCCGCATGAGCACAAGCACGTTGATACAAGGCATGAGCGTTTTGTTGATCCACTTGTAAAACGCGATTACATAAGCTGAGCGCCCATTGACGTTCATTCATCATTAGCGCCGCATCTGCTTTGTGGGTCATGGCATCTAAGTCGCCGGGTTTGATATCAAGTATCTGATCATAAATATCAATTTTAGCCTGCGGACTTTGTTCTTGACTGGCGCGCAACCACAAGCCGTGAATTTCTTGAAAACGCTCAATCTCACGATAGTTCTCTGCGATGACTTTGGTCTTGCGCTGCAGTTCACGCTCAATTTGCTTTAATTTATGCTCATAGGTAGTGGTGATTTTTTTCATCTCGGTTTCTGCATAGTCCCGAGCGGTTTTCTTTAGCTCTCTTAAGGACTGCCAACCGATAATGGCTAATACAGAAGCAACCCCTGCTAATAGATAGAAAAAGTAAGTTACCGTCACGTTCGCATAACTTATCGCTTTATCGGCGACGTTCAGTTCTTTTTGCACAATTTCGTCGGTCACTTTTACTTGGAATTTTGCCATCTCGGTGCGCAGCGCCTTAAGTTCATCAAGCATGTAGCGCTCCATAAAAGGAGTGAGGCGGGTGCGAACTTGGCTTTCAGTCTCAGCCTGCGCTTGGGGGAGGAGCTCACCGGGTGGGTCTTGGGCGAGAGAAGAGAAAGAGCATACTAATAAGAAGCTAAAAACTAAAAACTTTGCCATTGGGTACCTAATACAAGTGAAAGCTTGAATACTGTAATGAGGGTAACCTTAGGCTGGCAGAGGTACAAATAATGTTAGGGTAAGGCTAGCGCCTTACCCTAAGGCGTCATCAAGCTAACTCAACTTCTTCAGCTTGCGGACCTTTTTTACCTTGCGTGACGATAAAGCTTACCGCTTGACCTTCTTGTAGCGTTTTAAAGCCATCGCCGTGGATGGATGAAAAATGGACAAAAAGATCCGGCCCCGATGCGCGAGTGATAAACCCAAAGCCTTTTTCTTCGTTGAACCATTTAACTGTGCCTGTTTCTTTTGTGCTCATAATCTGTGTCCGATACTGTCCATAGAGGTGACAACAGGGTATTGCCACTTACTTGAGAATAGCAGCTCTTTCTAAGGG
This genomic window from Oceanisphaera avium contains:
- the cdd gene encoding cytidine deaminase → MSDTLAKTLEQHRLSHVIRYSPEQVQLLLETCDLGTDALAFALLEQAKTKAHTPISKLQVSALVIGGSGYWYLGANLEFAHQSLSHTVHAEQAAVGHAMLWDEQHLEKIFISHAPCGQCRQFLQELNQTSLLVSWPEHYAMLEELLPHAFNPAQPAQSNGLLTSSNTSLLASQQGMEDALTLMAWDQASASYAPYTGNYAGVVLLLTDGQICHGRYLENSGFNPSLGPLHLALSQLYLQGYQACDIERAVLVEASAGISQANGCIQLLASLGAPALERVTVSTSVPPLALNHASDPSSEHHA
- a CDS encoding CidA/LrgA family protein is translated as MVLIACLLLGKALVLLLPFAFPASIMGLLVLFFLLTCQLIPLSWIHHSGQLLLRHMALLFIPVAAGLLGYVDVLSEGLGLILSAALSGLILILLAVGRLYQRMQA
- the sbcB gene encoding exodeoxyribonuclease I, which codes for MSQPANPPSFLFHDYETAGLHPAYDRPVQFAAIRTDSELNEIGEPKMWYCQLPSDYLPSPEASLITGITPQQAQQQGVCEAEFIKRIHQQFSQPNTCILGYNNIRFDDEVTRYTLYRNFYDAYAYSWQQGNSRWDLLDVVRTFYALRPEGIKWPEDEDGKPSFKLEQLTLANHIAHANAHDALSDVRATIAVAKLLRTAQPKLFDYLFELRNKHKVKALIDIANATPLVHVSGQFSAWQGCATWIAPLAWHPDNNNAVICVNLAMDLSPLLELTAEQLKERLYTKHADLGEHLPIPIKLVHINKCPSLAKAGALSEQRADELGIDRAQCRRSLDIIRRHPELREKVVALYQLPNHFAPTTDVDGALYEGGFFGAADKAAMALIHSAQPEALGDLPLQFNDPRLSELLFRYRARNYPHTLTESEWQHWRQHCQDKLSGQVEPYMQNLQQLALAHQEDETKIALLEAVARYVQAL
- the maoP gene encoding DUF413 domain-containing protein, which gives rise to MSFESNKPFQDFAHFPRGLRRCGEFTVAEAQLLEESGHALLALYSGQAQPNGPEEQRFLEQVQAGNATDSKQAKVWLKYLKVIGPKRVHRLCSPMTSGSAADDDFEPVEDSGE
- a CDS encoding tetratricopeptide repeat protein, whose translation is MAKFLVFSFLLVCSFSSLAQDPPGELLPQAQAETESQVRTRLTPFMERYMLDELKALRTEMAKFQVKVTDEIVQKELNVADKAISYANVTVTYFFYLLAGVASVLAIIGWQSLRELKKTARDYAETEMKKITTTYEHKLKQIERELQRKTKVIAENYREIERFQEIHGLWLRASQEQSPQAKIDIYDQILDIKPGDLDAMTHKADAALMMNERQWALSLCNRVLQVDQQNAHALYQRACAHAGMGHEEQALSDLELAVKNNVHLGEVASDDEEFDQLRQHPRFIELTHEGTDSHSDS
- a CDS encoding cold-shock protein: MSTKETGTVKWFNEEKGFGFITRASGPDLFVHFSSIHGDGFKTLQEGQAVSFIVTQGKKGPQAEEVELA